The Lutra lutra chromosome 16, mLutLut1.2, whole genome shotgun sequence genome segment ACACtccaccaggggcgcctgggggctccgTCCGcaaagcgcctgcctttggcttgggtcatggcctcagggtcctgggctccctgctcagcggggggcctgcttctccctcggctcccacccaccctccactCGCGCTTGctctcaaagaaacaaataaataaattaaatccttgAAAGGCTCTAACAACAGAAGATGGGAAAACGGAATAAATTTGGCGAGACGGCTGTCGGACCTGGGTGACGGGTAACGCAAGTACCTTGGACCCCATTTCGGCTCACGGTTGAGAATTTTCACAATGGAACCTCCTTTTCCATGATAAAAGCACGGACTGAGGATCTCAGCCTTGTCTATGCCTGCGGgcttggaaggggaggggacccCAGTGCCATGGGTGTGGCGGGGGGAAAGGTGTGAGGACAGTGACCTGGGAGGCCAGACCCAGACAGCAGGCCTCCCCCACACTCACCGGTGCAGGCTTCTGTCTTTGTCAACCACCTCAATGGCCACAGGCCCCAGGGGACCCCAGAAGTCATCCTCAGTCCCCAGAGGCCCCCTGTGCAGGTTCTCTGGAAGGGCAGGAGAAGGCAGACTGGCGAGTCCCTCCTGGGCGACTTGAGGGGAGAGTCCCTCTGGAAACAGGCAGGACAGTGGTCAGCTTTAGGTTCTCCTGTCTGGCCGCCCCGGCCCCTCACGGAGAGACCGTGGTGGGGCCCCTCCCAAGGCTGGATTGCTTGGCCTGCGGCGGGGAGGGGCTGAAGCCTCTGTCCCTGCTCTTGtggctcctgcctgcctgcctgcagcCTGCAGAGGGCCAGCCCTGCtgcctcagcccagcccagcccagccccagccccagcccagcccagcccctgccccagcccagacccagcccagccccacccacccatccagcAGTGTTCCTCTTCCCCGCATGCTACAGGGGGCAACTGTGAGCCGAACGTGGATCAAAAGATGGACGGTGGGGACAGAGAGGTGACTTTCAGGCCCCAGTCCCCCCAGGCTGGGACAGAGGGAGGTAGAAGTCCTGCCAGACTCTAGGACTGGACACTTTCCATGGGGTAGGCTCTCCTGGGGGAAGCCCGCCCTGTCCCACGCCAGCGGCAGGGGCTGGAGCCACCCCTCCATGATGCTGCCAGCCTGGACCCCTCTACTACCTGACTCTCGTCTGTCCTGCTGGAGTGAGGACGTGCCGCTCGTTTCTCCCTCTCGTGGGCCCTCGTTAGGCATCGTCTCACTCGGCTTCCTAGACAAAGAGGCCTTCATTCTCCCAGGATCTCAGAGGAAGCTGGGCCGTCGCCATGACGTCCTCACTTACATTCTGCTTGTCCCAGTTTGAACATGTGGCCGGAGTCCAGGCTTCTCCGGTAGCCCCTTCCTTGGGAATGACCCCATCTGCTCAGCCCTGCAAGGCAGAGCTGGAACTGGGGTGTCCTCCTGACCCCCCAATGGCCCCTCTGAGGGCTGACAGGTCACTTGTCATTCACCCCAAaacagaatttgcatttctaacgcGTCCCCAGGCGCTGGTCAGACCAGATGGCACTCGGAACCGGGCACGGCTCCCTGCACCTGGCCGTGCTCTGTTCCTTGAAGGAGCCAAGCTCTGAgcctttcctctgcctggaatccgCTCCCTTCTGGGCCCAGCAAACAGTTCCCGTTGTTTAGGGCTCAGCCCCGCTCTCCAGGACAGGGTCAAACCAGCCCCGGAATGCACTTCCAGTCCTCCTAGGGACGCTGACTTGGGCTGGGGGGTAACCCGCACAAAGCCCCCGTTCCCTGCGGCGTGCAGAAGCCGTGGCGGGTCTGCAGGGAGCGGACGCCCAGCCTCGCGCCCTTTCCCTCTGGACTGCGGGTGAGCACAGCAGCCGCCAGCGCGGGCACTGGCCACAGTCAGGGCCAACGTGCCCCAAACGGGGGGAGCAGGGGGGCTGCAGCACATTCCCTGTGGGGAAGACTGGACTCTGCCCTGGGCTCGCCCCCCAGtcccccagccctccagcccccCAGCCTGCATTGGTCTGGTCACAAGCTTCTCACTCTTTGTCTTTGCTTCCCCCTCCTTGTTCCTGGCCCCACCCATGCCCCCCATCGTCACCTCCCTGGTCCTCCCCAGGATGGCTTTGAGCCCCACAGCGACTGGTTCTATTTGCATAAACAAATAgggctctgtctgcctctgccccatctcTCACGCAGCCCCAAGCACTCAGCTCGGGCCTGGGCCAGCCCCGTGGGCTCTGGgtctcccccgcccccgctgcccATACCGTCTGCTGCGGATGAGCAGCCGCGGCTTCTCGTCCTCCAGGGCTCGGAGCATCCAGGTCACCTCCTCACTCAGCTGGGTCTGGTCCAGCCTGCGAGCAcacaggaagcctggttctcccggGCTGTTGGTCACCCTGTCGGGGTGTCTGGGTGCTCACCTCTGACACGGGTGGGTCGTCTCCGCATGTGTGAGCCACAGACAAGGTGGCAGGCGAGATGCCCTGCGCCCTGTCCGGGGAGCCGCGTGCCCCACTCATCGCTGCCGTTGGAGCCATTATCCCCTGGGGGGTAGGAGCCAGCCCCTGGGTCGTCAGGTGTCTGTGTCAGCTTTGGGAGGTCCCTGTGTACCCCATCCAGTCCCTGGTGTCTGGCTCCCCAATGTCTAgtcccccactccctctgtctgAGAGCCCAGGCTCTGTAGACCCCCTCCAAGGGCTGACTGGAACTGCCAGGGGCCAGGGCACGAGGGTCTCTGAGTGAGCCCCTCACACCGTGCTGAGTGCCCCAAGGCCCAGCTGGGGGCCTCCAGGGAGGGGTGTCGCCAGAAAGAGCCATGGGCTTGTTTTCAGGCTctggaggaagaaggcagagagagcccATTGGGGACAGGACTCAGTGCGTGAGGGAGGGTCACCAGCTCTGCTCTGTGCCTGTCCTGCCCGGGGGGCCGTTCCCCCTGCCTGGGCCTGGCCGGCTCCTGCTTCTCCTGGGGTCTCGGCCTCTGGGCCCCCCAGTCCACTCCAACCTCCCCGACCCTACAGATTCAGAAGACCTTCGCTCTCCCTTCACAGCCCCCGTGGAGCTCAAACATCCCCATTTGTGCCTTAGCACATGACTAGCGTTCCCTTGTTCCCGCTGGAGTGTGGCATCAGGAGGGCAGGGCCCCCGTCTGCTTGCTCCCTCCTGTGACCGCAGAGCTTGCCCCGGGGCTGGGCCCACGAGAGCCCTGCGGGTCCCCTCACGGTCGCCCACCTCCTTCCTGATGATCACGCCGCCCCGTCTAATTCTCCGCTCAGACCGTCCACCCTCTGACCCGCCTCGGACTCCTTGCAGCTCACAAGGCAGACCCATTACACAGACAAGGACCCCAGAGTCTCCGAGGAAGACCTCCCTGCGCCCCGCGGCCCGAGTTGGTGTCGGAGCCAGCAAGGAGCCCCTGCTGACCTACATTTACGGGTCCTTCTCCTTCCCCCGTCCACTGGCGTGGCCTCTACCACCTCGCCACCCTACACgcctccccctccccggccccgcaGGCCTTACCACAGGAGCCTGAGCTGGCAGGTCGGATGCCTGAGGCCTTCGCAGAGCAACCGCACGCCGGCGTCCTCCAGCTCGTTCTGCTGCAGGTCCAGCTCCGTCAGGCTGGGGCTGGTGCTGAGCACGGAGGCCAGGGCCCTGCAGCAGCTGGACGTGAGGCCGCAGCCGACCAGCCTGCGGGGGAGACGCGCCCCGGCCGCCATCAGCATCCCGAGCCCCTGTCCTGGGGAGACTGTGGGCTGGTTTCCCTTTCTGGTGCCCATGGCCCTTAGGAGGGTCTGGGGCCTCCCCTTCTCCCGCCCGCTGGGCACGCTCACCCCACTGACGGATCTGCCCCGGGGCCCCTTGCACGGGGGCACCAACCGTGTCGACACGGGAGCCCCGGGGGAGCAAGGGCCTTCCTGCTCTGTGCCCCCCAGTGCCCGTCTGCCCGACGGACCTGGGGCaactcccgccccctcccccgtccACCCGCACAGACGGCTAGTGAGGACAGTCACCGCAGCCCACATAGCCAGCAGCCCCGCTGTTTCAGCCCGTCGCAGAGGTGCTCGGCCCCCTGGTCCAGGAGCGGGTTGAAGCTCAGCCCCAGCTCGGTCAAGGTCCGATGGGCGCCCAGCACCCAGGCAAGGCCTATGCAGCCCTCAGCGTGAGGCCGCAGCGGGTCAACTTGTGGGAGACATGTGACACCCGCCAATGTGCTTCGCCCCCCGGTGCTCGGCTCCCGCGCAGCCCCGCTCCCTCCCTTCCGTCCCCGAGGCGACACGAGGCTCATCCCTCCTGCCCTCCGGCCTCTGCTCTTCCTGGCCCCCCGTCTTTCAGATCACCAGCTCCTTCTTGCCCAAGTGATGGGCTCCATTCAACATGCCCCACCACGCAGAATGCGCCAGGACCCTTGACCCTGGCCCATGCAACCTCTTTTGGGGCCGTGCCAGTCTCCGGTTGTCCCCCGGGACTTTGCTGGAGCATCCTAGATGGTCTTGGCTCCAGAGTCAATAAAGTCCTGAGCTCTCCCAGTGTTCCCAGTGAGGGGAACGAGTCACGTCGGCCTGACCTAGCCTTGGTGCTCTTGGGGGAACACGCCTTCTTTCTGTGACATGACCCCAGGGAGCCGGCAAGAGCCAGATTCAGGCTTTCCTGACAGAGGAGTCCTGCTGGTGCTGGCTGTGTTCTCACCGGGTTCCCGTCTCAGCTCTCCTGTTTCCGGCTGTGGAAACTGGGGCAAGACTGTTGACGTCTCTGGGCCTCAATTCTTATTGTCTGGGAACCAGAAATGGTTGTCTCTGCTATGCTATGTTCATGGATTCTTTCCTGAAGACCCCAGAGGACACAGAAATTATGAAGTTCTACGCCCACGTGAGGGGTCCATGGAAGTTGGATGTCTTCCCCCCGCAGGGCGTGAGGTTGGGTTTCTGAGTCCCTTGCAGAAGCCTTTCTGCGAGACCCAGGCAACTCTCCTTGGAACGGTTTTGGGAGGGGACCCAGGAAATCACAACACAAGGCTACATTTGCCTTCTTACTCTGTTGGtcccctttctctccagcccCCCAGCCTCTGGCTTTTCTTCACTTCCCTTGGAATCTAGCTTAGATTCCATGATCCGTCATCGCCAACGTCCTAAAGGTGACCTTCCGTCACATCCTTCTGGCTAACCCCAAACTCTGCCATCTTTCTGCTCCCGaacaaacccccacccccacctgagTCACAGGGCAGGTGTGGCTGTTGGGAACCACGACTAGGAGCCTTGGTGATGCCTGGCAGGTGGAAACCCCCCACTGTACAAAGACCATTTCAGAATATTATCTTTCCCCAACCTCCACAGCCAACCCTCACGTTCTCAGCAGACAACTCGACTCCTACCTCACAGAGGAGAACGGAGGCATGCGATGGAAACCCCACAGCACCCCACAGTCCTACTGTGTGCCTCTGTGCTTACGTccctgggtcctgtccctgcctgccttcctgatACAGTGGAGGAGGCCGTTCCTCCTCTCCAAGGTCagtcattctctcttcttcccctctcaGCTGCTTTCTCCTTGTGTTTCTTTCATATCAAATTtcaaatttaggtcttttccttcttcttaaatGCAAGCAACtggtcaaacacacacacacacacacacacacacacacacacacacacccctttagtTGGCTCCTGTTTCCCTCTGCTTTAACTcgtttctcttttttcccacccAAGTCTTAGTATTGTGGCCTCATTTTCTacctgtctccctctgcttcctccattcCAGTCTGGATGTTGGCCCTGACATGACAGAGGCTATTCCTGCTAAGACCACCCAACTGCCCCAACGCTAATCCAGTGGTGGACAGTTTTTAGCCCTTGCTTTACTTGGCTTCCCAGCAGCAGTGGCCCCTGCTGGCTACACCGTCCTTGGAACCCTCCACTCCCTTGGGCTCCATGGAGCACACTCTCCTGGCGTTCTTCCCACTTCCCTGGCCGCTCTTTTTCAGTCTGCTTTGTTGGCTTTTCTCTTCCTGAGCAGTAAACACTGTGGGGATTTCCCAACACCTGACATGCAGTCTTGTCCTTgcaaatgaattttaggatcagcttgacCACGTCTTCAAGAAACACAGCTttgattttgatagggattgaactGAATCTGTGCAGTAGTTTGGGGAGTGTCGCCATCATAACGATATTaattttctgatccatgaacatgggatgcctTTCCATTACTTAAGTtatcatttaatttgttttttttttttaaagattttattcatttatttgacagacagatcacaagtaggcagagaggcaggcagagagagaggaagggaagcaggctccctgctgagcagagagcccgatgcgggactcgatcccaggaccctgggatcatgacctgagctgaaggcagcggcttaacccactgagccacccaggcgccctcatttaatttgttttaatcatGTTTTGTAGTTTTCGGTATGTAaaccttgcttttcttttgctaaatttgctcctaagtatttcattctttttgatgctattgtaagtggacttgtttccttaattttgtttttgggttGCTCATTGCTAGTGTGCAGAAGTCGGACCGATTTTTACATGTTGACCTTATATCTTAAAATCTCGGTGAACGCGTTCATTAGTTCTGACGGCTATTTCTATGGATTCTTTATGATTTTCCATATGTAAGATTATGCTGTCTCCAAAGAGAGATTGTTTCACCTCTTCCTTCCTACCCTGGAagcatttgttcattttcttgcctaactgtCCTGGAGAGAACCTCTGGCAGGATGTTGAACAGTAGAGCCCTCAGATTCCTTCTCAAATCTCCTGCCCATCCCTGTTTCCGAGCAGGACCCAGCTCAGACTCACCGCAGGGTTTCCAGATGGCAGCAAGGGAACCTCAGGGCCTCGCAGAGACTCCATACTGTAGTGTTGCTCAGGCAGTTTCCACTTAGGTCCAGCTCCTTCAGGTTTCCAGTGGTCTGGAGAGTGAAAAATAGAACCTCCCAGCAGACATCTGTGACCAGGACCCCGCTGAgcctgagggagggggagagggacaggagtGGCATGAGCTGTGTGGGCAGGGTCTGGGGTGCACAGCCCTGCAAAGCCCTGTTGCGGCTCTGTCCCTCGGAGTGCCAAGCCCAGGACCGACCGAGCAGCTTCCCTGATGGCTCCTCTGTCCCCCACGCCCCTGGGCAGCATGCCCGTCCTGTGTGCTTCCTAGCTCTGCAATCCTTGCCACATCATCTCAAGTGTTCATTTTGTGAGTCTGTGTCTGTCCTAGTCTGGAGTTCCTCCAGGGCAGgggtttctcatctttttttttttttatctgcagTGCCCAGCAGAGGTCCTGATACAGAGGACGAGTTGGCGGGGCTTTCCTCCCTTCAATGCAGACACACCTGAGTTCTTTTGGTGCTGACTTCTAGAATCCCGGAgcccagaaaggaaaggagggaggggaggagggagcaggagccGGGAGAGGTGGTTTGAGGATGACACTGGAGGGGAATTGTATAGGTGACTGTGTGTACTGCTGTCCGGGTTGGGACCTCCTCCCCTTCCAGGATGGAAAGGGTCCCCGGGAGCAAGCGCCAAAGGAGAGCGTCTCAGGATGGACGATGGCCTTCATCAGAGGGTGTTAGAGTTGACTCTGCCTCACGTAATTTCCCTCATTTAATGTTTCCGTCCTCACACACGCTTCAGCAATCTCACCTATGTCCGAGGCTTCAGCAGCTCAAACTCTGTGGTGGCGGGTTCCAGACAGGCATCTCCGCCTTCACACCTGGTAGCCCCTTGACTAATGTGTCTCAATGTGCCCCCCACTCAGTCTTCCCCCCGGGTCTGCAGAGCCACACAGAGGCGAGGAGCAGGGGCCCCGATGCCAGGTCCCCCAGCCTCACTCAGTGTCCCCGGCTGCAAAAGGAAGGCAGCGGGAGACCCTCCTGCAGAGGGTTTTGTGAGAGTAGCTTCACAGCTTTAACAGGCCAGGAGGCTCGATGCTACAGACATACCTCCCCCCAAACCATCATCTGaaatcttaattatttaaattccttttatgCTTATTTCATTTTGTGGAATTTGAACCATAAATTCGGAACTTTCTCTTTCAGCCAACATTTGGCGTCTGTCATCAGAGGGGCTCTCGTAAGGAACAGACAGTTATCATTCAAAGCGTGCACTGCTTCATTACCAGCCGAATGCCTGGAAGCTGCCCATTCCGACCACATTGGGTCGCTGGGTCGGTCCTCTGTTCcctttccccaaccccccaccagtCTTCCATTTCTCCCCAGCTGCCATGTTTGTTCAGAGTggcccctgctgctccctctgtcttgccttcctggggctcagtccccttCAAATCTGCTGCACATGGCAGCCAGAGCCTCCGACTTCCCAGGGGACTCTCTTCATCAGCAACCGCTGCCGTTCCTTCCAGACCTCCCATCTACAACCACGCATAGGGAGAAGCTGCCTATGCCCGGGAATACGCAGATGGTCCAGCCCATCGTGGCGCCTTCCCCTGTGCAACATTGCGTGGTCATTCAGGCATTCACAGAGGCTGTGCTGGGCTCCTGTGCTGCGCGGGGCGGGTGGCCTCGGTACGAAGACCACGACCTGGGTGCCAACCGACTCATTCGGAGGAggctgtgactcttgatcttggggtggtgactTTGAGTCCCCATGTCGggggtagagattatttaaaaaataaagatagaggggcgcctgggtggctcagtgggttaagcctctgcctttggctcgggtcatgatcttggggtcctgggatcgagccccgcatggggctctctgctcagcagggagcctgcttcccccctctctctgcctgcctctctgcctacttgtgatctctctctctctctgtcaaataaataaataaaatattaaaaaaaaataaagatagagacTCTCAAGTAGAATGGACAGCACATGGCTCAGCTCTGCCGGAGAAAGGTGTGTAGAGGAAAGACTGCGGGGCAGACCCTGGTTCTTACATCATCTCTGAGTGACAGAAGTCTGGCTCCTGCTGATTTCATCGGCCTGTCTACCAACGCACCCCAGCCTTCTGCAGTCAGCGCGAACTTTATCGTGAAAAGAAGAAAACGTAAAATGATCAGAGAATAAAAGCCCCGAGTCCaacatttcttcctctgaaaccCTTTCTTTATCTGCTCTACTTGtgggctccctcccttcctcaggcTCCTGCCGAGCCGTCCCCGTGGGCATCGCTCTCTAGTCTAATTACGGGACAGGCATCCATCTTCTCCCTCAGACTttgagttccttgagggcagaacTGTGTTTTATTAGTCTGTGATCTCATAGCATAGAGCCTAGCAAAAAAATCAGTTCTTAAGTGATTATGGAATGAATCATCCCTGTGCTAAGTGATCCGTAGGGCAACCTTGCTGGGGGGACCCTGTTAGGGACGTTCACGGTGCTGCCGGATTGGAGGGTGATTAGAACAAGCTCTCCCTCAGCTCAAACATGGTGGGTTTCAGGCTGAGCAGTAGCGCCTCAAGGGCACAAACAAGGAAGCCAGTTTTTCGGGGAAAACCAGAGACTCTCCTGCAGGCACACACATTCTTAGGTGACAGGCAGGATGTTTCAGCACCAGTGGCATTGTCAACAGTCATCGGGGGGGTTGCCTGATGCAGCTGAGGGAGTATTTCTccaaaagagagtgagaaagagagagagagagagacaagtcaGGCTAGCATGGGGGCAGAAATGTGCCCAAGAGAAGGTGGCAGGCGTCACAGACACAGGACGGGGAAACCACAGAGGGCCCCCCCAGAGGCAGGCAGGACGCTGCACAGGATCCTAAGGGGACAGGGAACCGGGGTCAGATTTGGCAGTTTGAAGTCACTGGTGACCTCATTCCTCTAGCCCCTGGCGCCAGGCTTAGGGAGATGGGACCCGCGGAGGGGCTGGCGGGAGGGGTGTGGGGTACTCACAGAGCCACATGGAGGGAGCTCCCCGTGTGTCCATGCTGTCCATGCTCTTTCAGTCGAAGCTCCTTCACAGCGCAGAATTTAATGCAGAACATGAACACCAGGAGCTCCAGGCAGGTGTGGATGCGCACGCTCGCCCCGTGGAAGGGGGCCATCACGCGTGTCAGGAAGTCCTTGTCCTGAGTCTCGTACAAACAGTGCAGCATCGGCAGGGAGCCCTGCTGCAGAATGGGGAGCTGGTTCCTGACTGCCTCCTCGGCCCAGCACAACAGTCTCCGTTTCCTCTCCACAGGCACCTTGCCCTGGAAGATGGCCTCCATCTCCCGCTGCACCTGCTCGCTCAGAAGTCCCAGGATGAAACATGTGGTTGGCACCCCAAATGGGGCAAGGCCCCCATACGCCTTTAGCAGGTCTTCCAGCCCTCGGATACTGTCGGGGGGATGGCACTCCTTGTCCTCACTCTCCAGCACGCAGGACACGGCTGCAAAGAACTCTTGGAGGTACTGGTGAGCAAAGTCGTAGTCTGGGGAGGAGGGATGCTTCCGAAGAATGCCCATCTCTAAGAGGGCAGAGACAGTGGCCTCCTCTAGCTCATGCTTCCTGAGATCCTCCCAAATGAGCAAGCTCTCTCCCTGCCTGATGCCCTTGGCAGCCAGAGAGCAGAGGCCCCTCAGCTGAGTCCCAAGGGGCTGGGCCGGCAGAGCCTGGGCAAGGTAGTGCAGACAGAGGGCAGTGGTGGTCTGGGAGGGAAGCCAGAGTGACTCTCCCTGCTCCAACTTCTTCTTCATGCAAGTGCAGACCAGCCAGGACACCAAGGGCACGAGACACATCGTCAACAGTGGTTGGTTTAACTCAACCGCGCAAAAGGCTCTGTATGCTTTGCTTTCACTCTtgaaatatttgtagaaatattCCTTCCGGCCGGACTCGGAGAACCCCAGGACCTTCACCCACTGTGGCTGCTCGACAGAGAGAATGAACAGATGCAGAGCCGTGGTCCGTGCTGTGATCAGCAGAGATACCCCAGGGAGGATGGTTTTCCTCAGCAACCCACCCAGAAGTGTCTTTACCAGCTGTGGTTGGTCCCAGTATGGACATACCTCTGACTTCTCCTTCCCCAAGACCCATTTTAGCTCATCCAAACCATCGAGGATGAGCAGCAGCTGTCCGGGCTGAGACAGGATCTGCTCACTGGGAGCCGTGGGGGCAGCCCAGTCCTTTGTGATGAGCTCCTTGAGACTCATCGTCTTGGACTGGGCCAGCTGTCTGCAGCTGAAGTAGAAGACGTGTTGGAAACGGTTCCTGTAgagcctgccttcctcccaggcCCTCCTCACCTGCCTGGCCACCACCGACTTCCCGACTCCAGCAACTCCGTGCAGTACAACTGTTTGACCTTCTTCCTGAGCACCCAGGCCCAGGCCAAATAAGTCTTTGACCTTGATCAACTGACCTTGCTTCTCCACCCTGCTGTGATGCCAGCTCCCCTTGCTCTGGGACTCCTGGAGTCTGCGGTGAGATTgatggagaagcagcagctctACGAATTCTTCTTGTAAATCCTCGTTTCTCCATGACTTTGTGGGGCAGGGCCTCTTTCTCTCCTGGTGCTGGCGTCTTTCTCCGATTCCTACGCAAGGGAGGGAAAGACGGGACATGAAGGCAGAGTATACATCTGGTCCTCTGTTCATTCATTCGCTCATTCACTCGACAGCCATTTTAGGCAGCCCCTCCAAGCCACGTGCCATGCTGGCTGCCAACGCTGGCAGGTTCTTGCCACTGCTGTGGAAGGAGCGTGGGCTTCGGGCAGAAAAATCCCAACTTGCCTTGACTTGAGCAAGTCATGCTCCCTGGTGACTTCATGCTGCAGATAGTCACCAAGGGCTTGGTCTGTGCCAGGTGCCACTCTGGAGGCTGAGGgtaaagagggaaggaagcataCAACGCAACTGCTCTCATTAAGTCCGTGGCCTGAGCCATTTGCcccactgggcctcagttttctcgcCTGTAAACTGGGGATCATGACATCTCCTTGTAGGAGGTCACAGAGGAGTGAAGGAGATAACGTTGACCTCAGCACCCACCATGGAAGCACAGGCCAAGGATGTCCTTCTGCCTGCACCTGTGGTTGTCTGTCTAAGGGTTGTGTCCAGGAGGAGCCCTCGACCAATGGCAGATGGTGGTCCCCTGCCCCCAGGAGATACAATTCCGGGTGCATTCTACACTGTCTCCCACAGATTCCAGAAACATCAGATCTCAGTTTCTCACTGGGCAGGTTACATTGTCTTACGTTGTGTGTGTCGGCCTGAGGTGCCAAGGGAGGCATTAGTTCTTCTTGGCACCATGTTCTCCAGAACATCCTCATTCTCTTGGATCTGTTAATGCTCCCACAGACCTAAATCCTGTATTTTTGGTTATACTCTAAAAATCCTCCCCCTGCCGCCAGTACCTCCAACAATATGCTTTCGAATGGCGGTTAGCAGACACTAGTCCAATCCAGTGGGCCACCTGTTGTAAAACCTATAACCTGAGAATGGTCAGTGCATTTTTTaaacagttgaaaaaaataaaaagaagaatatttcacAGTATGtgaaagttataaaaaattcAGAATGTAGTGTCCATAAATATAGCTTCACTGTCTCCCTGCCAGGCCTCCTGGTTTGGGTATTGCGGATGTCTGCTTTCAGGCTACAATGGAGAGTACAGTATTTGCCATATGGGCCctgtggcccacaaagcctgaaatattcaCTGTCTTCTCCTGTACACAGGAAATCTGCCTACTTTTACTCTCTATATATCAAACTGTGTACCATGCAGATTTTGCACTTGCTATGAAACTGTTGTTgggatattattttattcaagtttccccactgaggaagTCCCTTAGAATTCAGAATTGGGGGGAATTGACATTAGCAAGATGGGGAGTAGGAGATACTGGTATTTGCCCTCTCCCCCCCACGATTAGATAGCTTTTCATGAATgcaaatagcttcaggagaactCAGGACTTTAATGAAGAACCTACAGCAACACAgtgccaaaacaaacaaacaaacaaacaaacaaaaaacaacaacaacccacaGAAAAAGGATTGCTGGGGAGATCAGCCTCCCATAGACATCTGGGGAAGCCTAGGGACAATGGAGAAGGGTGAAGGCTGCAAGCATCAGCCATGCAACAGGGGCCACTATGGTGCCCAGAGGTCTGCACTAGGGAGGAACTAGCAGTCTTTGCTGCTGAAGACATCAGTGGCCCTACTGTGGACTCCCAGCAGGTTTCACAGAAGAGGACCCCATCATGGCTGTTGGTGTGGACTCCAGTGGCCTGCTACAGAGTGGACACCAGCAGCTTCTGCCA includes the following:
- the NLRP1 gene encoding NACHT, LRR and PYD domains-containing protein 1 isoform X1; amino-acid sequence: MASGVEWRLARYLDVLEKEELKEFQLRLPEKPLGGPPLHLTPACGQQPGGLEVASQLVAQYGEQQAWDLALHTWEQMGLSQLCAQARGEAALMPAEYSWLPCSPSAPSMQSPSGPTSTKVLSFVQDPPTGSWRQLRGKFRRSLQNQGLILPFYQPLSSSPDQKSPLQESPSAPTSTAVLEDWVPPSWSSHKPRKQEAPRAEWPLIETSGEHSRGIGERRQHQERKRPCPTKSWRNEDLQEEFVELLLLHQSHRRLQESQSKGSWHHSRVEKQGQLIKVKDLFGLGLGAQEEGQTVVLHGVAGVGKSVVARQVRRAWEEGRLYRNRFQHVFYFSCRQLAQSKTMSLKELITKDWAAPTAPSEQILSQPGQLLLILDGLDELKWVLGKEKSEVCPYWDQPQLVKTLLGGLLRKTILPGVSLLITARTTALHLFILSVEQPQWVKVLGFSESGRKEYFYKYFKSESKAYRAFCAVELNQPLLTMCLVPLVSWLVCTCMKKKLEQGESLWLPSQTTTALCLHYLAQALPAQPLGTQLRGLCSLAAKGIRQGESLLIWEDLRKHELEEATVSALLEMGILRKHPSSPDYDFAHQYLQEFFAAVSCVLESEDKECHPPDSIRGLEDLLKAYGGLAPFGVPTTCFILGLLSEQVQREMEAIFQGKVPVERKRRLLCWAEEAVRNQLPILQQGSLPMLHCLYETQDKDFLTRVMAPFHGASVRIHTCLELLVFMFCIKFCAVKELRLKEHGQHGHTGSSLHVALLSGVLVTDVCWEVLFFTLQTTGNLKELDLSGNCLSNTTVWSLCEALRFPCCHLETLRLVGCGLTSSCCRALASVLSTSPSLTELDLQQNELEDAGVRLLCEGLRHPTCQLRLLWLDQTQLSEEVTWMLRALEDEKPRLLIRSRRKPSETMPNEGPREGETSGTSSLQQDRRESEGLSPQVAQEGLASLPSPALPENLHRGPLGTEDDFWGPLGPVAIEVVDKDRSLHRVHLPMAGSYRWPSTGLRFVVREPANIDIEFCASDKFLHETAWEQSWMVAGPLFDIKVKPGAVATMYLPHFMDLRGGCVDTSLFQVAHFKEPGMLLEKPTRVELYHVVLEDPSFSPIGVFLRTIHAALRFLPVTSMVLLYHHTRLDETVFHLYLIPSDCCVRKAIDDEEKAFQFVQIRKPPPLASLYLGSRYAVSSSEMLEAIPKELELCYRSPGQPQLYSEFYVGDLGSGLRLQLKEESGAVVWEALVKPGDLQLASSLVPPAPAASPAPPSAPASLHFLDRHREQLVARVTTVDPVLDKLLGQVLSEEQYDRVRTKATAANQMRELFRFSRSWDLACKDQVYQALKETHPYLIMELWETWGGDRERGTSPLAQ
- the NLRP1 gene encoding NACHT, LRR and PYD domains-containing protein 1 isoform X4 — its product is MASGVEWRLARYLDVLEKEELKEFQLRLPEKPLGGPPLHLTPACGQQPGGLEVASQLVAQYGEQQAWDLALHTWEQMGLSQLCAQARGEAALMPAEYSWLPCSPSAPSMQSPSGPTSTKVLSFVQDPPTGSWRQLRGKFRRSLQNQGLILPFYQPLSSSPDQKSPLQESPSAPTSTAVLEDWVPPSWSSHKPRKQEAPRAEWPLIETSGEHSRGIGERRQHQERKRPCPTKSWRNEDLQEEFVELLLLHQSHRRLQESQSKGSWHHSRVEKQGQLIKVKDLFGLGLGAQEEGQTVVLHGVAGVGKSVVARQVRRAWEEGRLYRNRFQHVFYFSCRQLAQSKTMSLKELITKDWAAPTAPSEQILSQPGQLLLILDGLDELKWVLGKEKSEVCPYWDQPQLVKTLLGGLLRKTILPGVSLLITARTTALHLFILSVEQPQWVKVLGFSESGRKEYFYKYFKSESKAYRAFCAVELNQPLLTMCLVPLVSWLVCTCMKKKLEQGESLWLPSQTTTALCLHYLAQALPAQPLGTQLRGLCSLAAKGIRQGESLLIWEDLRKHELEEATVSALLEMGILRKHPSSPDYDFAHQYLQEFFAAVSCVLESEDKECHPPDSIRGLEDLLKAYGGLAPFGVPTTCFILGLLSEQVQREMEAIFQGKVPVERKRRLLCWAEEAVRNQLPILQQGSLPMLHCLYETQDKDFLTRVMAPFHGASVRIHTCLELLVFMFCIKFCAVKELRLKEHGQHGHTGSSLHVALLSGVLVTDVCWEVLFFTLQTTGNLKELDLSGNCLSNTTVWSLCEALRFPCCHLETLRLVGCGLTSSCCRALASVLSTSPSLTELDLQQNELEDAGVRLLCEGLRHPTCQLRLLWLDQTQLSEEVTWMLRALEDEKPRLLIRSRRKPSETMPNEGPREGETSGTSSLQQDRRESEGLSPQVAQEGLASLPSPALPENLHRGPLGTEDDFWGPLGPVAIEVVDKDRSLHRRGSFVSRCSPARIIGREPLQTRMLSYFVTNIRMEMSLPPGMRSSLRVPRVPEHSRLWDGRVCHPRPQRTRFMEAQRWTQGHQRAKALGLPAQALGLRRLGPCHSPGPSVPRTGSGEME